One Trichormus variabilis 0441 genomic window, TGAAAGTTCTTCTGAATAGATTGGTTTAATTTTTGAGCCAAAGATATAGGTAACTTTTTAAATATTCCTTCCCAAATTCTTTGCCCATCTACTAGCAAGTAAAAAGTGATAACTACTGTAACTATAGCTTCAGAGATACTATCTACTGTTTCTACAATAATCTTAAAAGTTTGATTAGAAACAGACTCTAATTCATCAGGGATTTTATCAATAATTCGTGTTAATATTTGCCCTATATTCAACTTAAAATGTTGACCAACAGCCCAATCATTTAAGTTCTGTAGTTTTTCTTGGCTAGAATCAATCCATAGGGGTAAAACTTTGGCAATTTCATGAAATTGCTCTATTGCTATAGGTAATAAAGTGACACCTGAAGCAATTAAGATAATCACAGTCAGAACAAAAACTAATCCTACTGCATTACCACGTTTAATACCCCGTTTCTGAAGAGAAGAAACAGGGTAGTTTAAAACAAATGCCAGTAATATTGCCAGGACGAATATTGTTACTAACGGTTTAAAATACTGGAAAAATGCGAAAACTAACCAACCATTTAAACAAACTAGAGGAAACAGTAGGGTTATTATTAACCATTTAAGCAACTGATTGAGTGAAATATTCATATATAAATCAGATTTGATTTTTGAAAAATATAAGTATGTGTAGGGTGGGTAATGCCCACCCTATCTTATTTTTGTTGAGCATTGCTAAATACATTTTATAAATTAAGTATGAATCTTATAGTTAATGTCAGTTGTTTTTATAGGAATCCGATTTGATTTCTGTTGGCGTAGCCTGCGCTTGCGCATAAAATTCTCATTATCTGTAGGGTGGGCATTGCCCACAGGCTCATGGTTTTGGTGGGCAATGCCCACCCTACGTATATTTCAAAAATCAAGTATGAGTCCTATATATATAGTTAATTTCAGTTGTTTTTCTATCTACTTTAAATCCTTATCCTGGCATAACCTGCATTAAAAATTCTTGACCACTGACCACTGACTACTGACTACTAACAACTGACAAATTAAGTTTTATTCAGCAGTTAGAGCCAAAAACTGCTCATCATTTATCCGCCCTGCTTGGTGTAAAACACTAGTAATTTCCGAAATAGTTAAAACTGCATGACCCCGATAACCATTTGCTTGTAACTTATCTTTCACACCTTGCTCGTGGTCAATAAACACTACAATATCATGAACATTTAACCCTGCTGATTTTAACTTATCTGCTCCTTCCATCACACTCTTACCACTGATAAGAATATCATCAACTACAACCACTAATTCACCAGGATGAAAATTACCTTCTATTAACCTGCGAGTTCCGTGGGCTTTCACTTCTTTACGCGGAAAAATCATTGGACAATTGAGACGTAAAGCTAAACCGGTTGCTGTTGGTAAAGAACCATAAGGAATACCTGCCAATCTATCGAAAGTGAGATTTTTAACGATATTTTCATAGCCACTGAGGACTTGATTAAATACCTGAGGATTAGAAATAATTTTACGTAAGTCTATATAGTAAGGAAAAACTGCACCAGATGCTTGAACAAAATTGCCAAACATAATGCAATCAATATCGTATAGTTGCAAAATTAAATCATGTAAAGGGTGTTGATTAACAGTAGAAACATCAGGTAGCCATACAGAACAGCTAGAAACATCACGAACAGTTATATCCCTTACCTGATTAATTTCTGCACGTAGAGATTGAATCTCCTTCGATAAATTTGCACTGGCTAACATATCTTGGGGGACAGGAATTAACAAACCATTCCCATCAGTATCTAAACCAACTTCTAAAATGCGGTTTAAATTGCCTCCTTCAGCCCAAATACTGCGTGCCATAATTATTCTTTCCGGCGCAACTTGGCGAATTCTTGCCAAGACTTCAGCATTTGTAGTACCAACTTCTAGTCCTAATTGTTCTGGAGTCCCCCAATTTTTTGACTCTTGTACAACTTGTAAATAAAGGGGTGATTCTCTTGTCGGATATTGCTGTAAAGCCTCTGCGCCAGGGTTAGATGTAGAACATAGAATAAACACAGCCTTATCGGGATAAACTAAAAATGGAGCTACATGATCTTGTCCTGTATATGGGCTGAGAGTAATTGCATCTACTCCCCATTCAGTGAATACAGTTTTGGCAAAAATAGTACTTGTATTTAAATCGCTATGTTTAGCATCTAAAATTATGGGAATATGGCTAGGAATAGCGCCTAAGGTTTTCTGTAATAGTTCTAAGCCGGGAACACCCAAGGCTTCATAAAAACCTAATGTTGGCTTATAAGCACAAACAAAATCAGCAGTTTCAGCAATAATAAATTGCAACCAATTCCATAATCCATCTATGATATCTTCAGAGCTATAGCGTCCGGGCATCATTTCAGGATTTGGATCAAGTCCAACAAAAAGTAAACTTTGATTTTGTGATATCTTCTGATGTAGTTTGTCGGAAAAAATCATTTTATTTGTTAGGTAATAGGTAATATAGGAAACCGATTTAATTTCTGTTATCGTAGCCTGCAATTGTACATAACATTCTCAGTATCTGTAGGGTGGGCAATGCCCACCAAAACCATGAGCCTGTGGGCATTGCCCACCCTACCTAAATTTCAAAAATAAAGTATGAGTGCAATATACAATTTAAATTCCTGCAAACCATTCATAACCCTGGTCTTCCCAATAACCTTTAAATATTGATAAATGACTAGCCAGAGTAATCTGAGTTACCCATTTACTCTGCTTATAACCAAGTTTAATTGGTGCAGCCAAACGTAAAGGCGCACCATTATCAATGGGTAAAGATTCACCATTTTTTTCATAAGCTAATAGTGTTTGGGGGTGCAAAGCAGAAGCAATATCCCAACTTTCATAGTAACCATCGGCAGATTTGAAATAGACATACTGTACATTTTCTTTGGGTTGCGCGAGGGCAATAATTTCTCTTAGCTGTACACCACCCCACTGTACGATCGCCGCCCAACCTTCCACACAAATATGGCGTATAATCATGGAAGTCAAGGGCAAGTTTTGGATTTCTGCCATACTCATGTTTAAAGGATGATTAACTTCCCCGTCCACAATTAAACGATATTTATCGACATCAATAATCGGTGTAGAACGAAAGCTATTAACTATTAATGCTTCTGGTTGTATTTCATTTGGGGAAAATTCTGGTACTAATTTTTGAGGATTAAATATTAACTTTTCTAACTTTTGGTTCAATGGTTGAGAAACTGTACCCACCAAATCTTCTAAAGCTGGTGTACCACAGCCACCTAATAGCAGACTTACACTTGATATCCCAGAAAGATGCAAAAACTGTCGGCGCGTTAATTGTGGACGACGTATGTGAATTAAACCCATATTTTCAATACCAATTAATTAGACTTTACCAGAACATAGACTCTGTTAATTCCTCACCACCGGCTTTACGTCCTAAGAAAGAGTGAATTATGACAAATATAATTACCATAGGTACTGAGGCAAAATGAACGACTCGTAGACTTTGCCAATTACCAAACATATCGACAATCCAGGGAAATTGAGCGGGTTTATACATACCCATACCAGTCAGCAGAGCTAGCAGCAATATGGGAATTATCGATGTGTAGATAATGCGATGCCAGGCGTATATTAAACGTTTATTATTTTGGCTTTTTTGCAATGCTTTGATATCATTAGCACCGACAAATCGATGTCGCCAGCGTTGAGTAAATAATATATAAAATCCGTACCACAAAAGATTTAAAGAGAATAACCACATGGCAGCAAAATGCCAATGTCTACCTCCAGCTAACCACCCGCCTAAGGTAAATATTGGCGGAATGTGTAAGCCGGCGCGTCCACCAAAAACGGGATTGGCGTTGTAAATTTGCAGTCCACTGGTGAGCATGAGGAATAAGCTAACGATATTAACAGAGTGGAAAATCTTAGCACCTATAGCTTGGGTAGGTAATTTGCGTTTTTTGGGAGGAATTGTCACAGTCATAAATAATGAGAATAAAAAATCTATGCCCCACCAGGCTCTGGAAGCTGAAGATTCAGTTCATTATTCTGAAGCTATTGATTGACTAGAACTGACTGCAACTAATAGTGGCGATCGCACTCATCCTACTTATCCACAGCAATTTATACATAGCATATCAGCAAATTGGTCATCAGAAAGTCGGAGTTTTGTCAGTTTGGTAGGGTGCGTCAGTGTGAATAGTTTCTGAGTATGGTTAGGTTATGTCGAACTGACGCACCCTACGTTTTGGATATTTTTTATCCGGAAGCCCCAAATTGGTCATCAGAAAGTCGGAGTTTTGTCAGTACAATTAATACAATGAGTTATAATTTTTACTAAATTTACCAGAGTCTTAGTGATTCCCTGAATTATGGACACACTTGCTTATTTGCATTTGGCTGAGACTTATGAAACATCTACCACGGATGAATCTTCCCCGGAAATACCTTGGACAAAGAACCAGAGTGGCGCTTTAATGTTGGTGGCTTCTTTTGCAATGGGTTCTTTAAATTGGTGTCTTCCTGCTGCGGCTGCTTTAAAAAAAGGTCACAGAAATCCTCAGGTAGCATCGCTCCAGCAAAAGTTGCGAGCAAGCGGATATTTTTCGCAAGCCGCTACAGGATATTTTGGTTCTGTCACTGAAGCAGCTGTGAAGAGATTTCAAGAAGCTAATGGTTTAAAGGCTGATGGAATTGTTGGGGCAGCAACCTTGGCAGCTTTAGAATCTACTATGGGTGTATCAGAATCTAGTATCACCACTCCCCCAATAGCTGCGTCTAAATCTTCTCTCAAACGGGGTGATATTAGCGATAGGGTGATGTCTTTGCAAGAAAAACTACAAGCAGATGGATACTATCAAGGGGCGATTACTGGAAATTTTGACACTGCCACCCAAGCAGCTGTAATTCAATTCCAACAAGCTAATCGGCTCGTCGCTGATGGAATTGTCGGGCCAAAAACATCATCAGTTTTAGCGTCAAGTACCAGAAAATTAGCGGCTTCGTTACCTCAAAAAACTACCCTCGAACCTTTTTTAACAGAGCAGCCACAAAAGCCACAAAATCAGGTAAAGATAGCACCCCAATCAGCCGCACCTCCCAGTCCCTCACAAAAAATGCGGCTCATCAAAACTATTTCTGGGAAAATTTCCCCTAAATCAGTGGTTTATTCGGGTAATGGTTTATTCTTTGCCCAAAATATGATGTATAACCACACAATTACTGTATATGACCGCAACTATGAATTAGTTAAAGTTATCCCTGACGAAGTAGACTTATCTAAATATGGTCATTCTCGCTTCAAGGGTAAGTATAGAGGCGCTCCAGTTGAAGCTAGTTTTTCCCATAATGGCAAGTATGCTTGGATATCTAACTATCAAATGTACGGGCCTGGTTTTAATAACCCCGGTAGTGATAAATGTCATCCATCCCAAAAAACTGACAAGAGTTTTTTATATCGCATTAATACAGAAACCCTCAAGATAGACAGAGTTATTCCAGTTGGTTCTGTACCGAAATTTGTGGCTACTTCTACCGATGAAAACCTAATACTAGTAAGCAACTGGTGTTCTTGGGATTTGAGTGTGGTAGATATTAATCAAAATCAAGAAATCAAACGGATTAAATTAGGCCCTTATCCTCGCGGAATTGTTGTTGATGCAGCTTCTGAAACAGCCTACGTCGCTGTTATGGGGTCTTACAACATTGCTAAAGTTAACCTGAGGGATTTTTCTGTACAGTGGCTGCGAAACATTGGTAGTTCACCGCGTCACTTAAATATTGATCCTGAGGGTAAATATCTTTATGCTTCTTTAAATGGTGAAGGCAAAATTGCTAAAATCAGCTTGCCTCAAGGTAATTTAGTCAAGAAAATCGCTACAGGTAATGCTCCCCGTAGTATGGTTTTATCAGCTAATGGTCAAACACTTTATGTTGTGAACTACGGTGAAGATACAGTTAGCAAGGTTCGGACTAGTGACATGAAGGTATTACAAAAAGTCAAAGTTGAACCTGATCCTATCGGCATTACTTACGATCCACAAACTAGAGAAGTTTGGGTAGCTTGTTATTCGGGCAATATCATGATTTTTCAAGATTAGGAAGTTTGTCGTCCCTAAGATGCTATTTACAGCAACTTTTATCAGTATGAGGTACAGCGTGACGTAAATAAATCTACCAATGAAACGTTAACGCTGTATTAATTTGGAATTTTCTGATGCTTGCGTTTGCTGTCGAGTATTTGAGCAACGCGGTATCTTAGATATAGCGATCGCATTCATCAGTCACTTGAATATTCACCATC contains:
- a CDS encoding AI-2E family transporter translates to MNISLNQLLKWLIITLLFPLVCLNGWLVFAFFQYFKPLVTIFVLAILLAFVLNYPVSSLQKRGIKRGNAVGLVFVLTVIILIASGVTLLPIAIEQFHEIAKVLPLWIDSSQEKLQNLNDWAVGQHFKLNIGQILTRIIDKIPDELESVSNQTFKIIVETVDSISEAIVTVVITFYLLVDGQRIWEGIFKKLPISLAQKLNQSIQKNFQNYLIGQGTLALLMGTSQTLLFLAFQVQFGLLFGLGVGFLSLIPFGDVVSLIVITLIVATHDFWLALKILAVAVVIDQIIDQAIAPRLLGSFTGLRPIWVLVSLLVGTYIGGLLGLLIAVPVAGLIKDAVDGFPSLTTGIENVLSTETTTEALSPESTSS
- a CDS encoding bifunctional orotidine-5'-phosphate decarboxylase/orotate phosphoribosyltransferase, coding for MIFSDKLHQKISQNQSLLFVGLDPNPEMMPGRYSSEDIIDGLWNWLQFIIAETADFVCAYKPTLGFYEALGVPGLELLQKTLGAIPSHIPIILDAKHSDLNTSTIFAKTVFTEWGVDAITLSPYTGQDHVAPFLVYPDKAVFILCSTSNPGAEALQQYPTRESPLYLQVVQESKNWGTPEQLGLEVGTTNAEVLARIRQVAPERIIMARSIWAEGGNLNRILEVGLDTDGNGLLIPVPQDMLASANLSKEIQSLRAEINQVRDITVRDVSSCSVWLPDVSTVNQHPLHDLILQLYDIDCIMFGNFVQASGAVFPYYIDLRKIISNPQVFNQVLSGYENIVKNLTFDRLAGIPYGSLPTATGLALRLNCPMIFPRKEVKAHGTRRLIEGNFHPGELVVVVDDILISGKSVMEGADKLKSAGLNVHDIVVFIDHEQGVKDKLQANGYRGHAVLTISEITSVLHQAGRINDEQFLALTAE
- a CDS encoding molybdopterin-binding protein — translated: MGLIHIRRPQLTRRQFLHLSGISSVSLLLGGCGTPALEDLVGTVSQPLNQKLEKLIFNPQKLVPEFSPNEIQPEALIVNSFRSTPIIDVDKYRLIVDGEVNHPLNMSMAEIQNLPLTSMIIRHICVEGWAAIVQWGGVQLREIIALAQPKENVQYVYFKSADGYYESWDIASALHPQTLLAYEKNGESLPIDNGAPLRLAAPIKLGYKQSKWVTQITLASHLSIFKGYWEDQGYEWFAGI
- a CDS encoding cytochrome b/b6 domain-containing protein, whose product is MTVTIPPKKRKLPTQAIGAKIFHSVNIVSLFLMLTSGLQIYNANPVFGGRAGLHIPPIFTLGGWLAGGRHWHFAAMWLFSLNLLWYGFYILFTQRWRHRFVGANDIKALQKSQNNKRLIYAWHRIIYTSIIPILLLALLTGMGMYKPAQFPWIVDMFGNWQSLRVVHFASVPMVIIFVIIHSFLGRKAGGEELTESMFW
- a CDS encoding peptidoglycan-binding protein yields the protein MDTLAYLHLAETYETSTTDESSPEIPWTKNQSGALMLVASFAMGSLNWCLPAAAALKKGHRNPQVASLQQKLRASGYFSQAATGYFGSVTEAAVKRFQEANGLKADGIVGAATLAALESTMGVSESSITTPPIAASKSSLKRGDISDRVMSLQEKLQADGYYQGAITGNFDTATQAAVIQFQQANRLVADGIVGPKTSSVLASSTRKLAASLPQKTTLEPFLTEQPQKPQNQVKIAPQSAAPPSPSQKMRLIKTISGKISPKSVVYSGNGLFFAQNMMYNHTITVYDRNYELVKVIPDEVDLSKYGHSRFKGKYRGAPVEASFSHNGKYAWISNYQMYGPGFNNPGSDKCHPSQKTDKSFLYRINTETLKIDRVIPVGSVPKFVATSTDENLILVSNWCSWDLSVVDINQNQEIKRIKLGPYPRGIVVDAASETAYVAVMGSYNIAKVNLRDFSVQWLRNIGSSPRHLNIDPEGKYLYASLNGEGKIAKISLPQGNLVKKIATGNAPRSMVLSANGQTLYVVNYGEDTVSKVRTSDMKVLQKVKVEPDPIGITYDPQTREVWVACYSGNIMIFQD